The Echinicola rosea genome has a segment encoding these proteins:
- a CDS encoding polysaccharide biosynthesis tyrosine autokinase, producing MRDAYDMPKFEEDDRPVDIKYYLLKYFRFWPIYLVSTMIALAGVFMYHRYTVERYEVRGSMLINAAPSPEVRILDRSNIFENPGTLENDMLVFTSKNLAAKALEKVHFDVSYFAYTNIKEIELYQKSPVMVKVDWDHVQQEHGLIDLTMVSEDEFILSTADHGLFNYFVTKKSIPKDANILGKTYRFGEVIESSRTKFVVEKETSMEVGEKLSFVINNPSSLVDYYSNAIAVRPQNNYGSVLQVTLRTKVVEKGRDYINALMNAYMEHDLEKKNQIAENTLKFIEEQMYVVEDSLNLAERRMLDFKVDNKMLDVNSEYGGVLTKIQALEERLQEMDFELEYYKSLESYLSVRNGDFSKTVAPSMMGITDATLNNMTQQLMTLSMERKSVLSIVNENHPDVKKLDERIGRLRENIFENIKNLISNTEKKKLEAEKKLAAYDQEFSKIPKAESNYANIYREFKLRENLYNYLLEKQAEVGIAKASNVSDISVVDYAKRGDLIFPKKLNNYTMAMGMGLLLPLGLILLYDFLNDKILDQIQLKNAIRMPLLGTIGYSEKKTNMLVAEYPKAIASESFRSLRSALFYLASDKKCKRVLVTSSVSGEGKTFVSLNLAAAMALSGKKTCVLGMDLRKPRIAQYVGISNKKGLSSYLVGKCTRSEITHQTEHENLYFIPSGPVPPNPSELLLKPKLSELMASLEKEFDVVILDTPPLALVSETKDLLRFSDVNLYIVRQDYTRKKYLLMINDLFDNEQVDHFYGVFNAVKADGNDFGGYNYGYGYNYSFIKKGHYSGYYEEPGSLSKGWFGRMLDRFRG from the coding sequence ATGAGAGATGCTTATGACATGCCGAAGTTTGAGGAAGACGATAGGCCGGTAGATATAAAGTACTATTTGCTAAAGTATTTTCGGTTTTGGCCCATATACTTGGTCAGTACAATGATAGCTTTGGCTGGTGTATTCATGTATCACCGGTACACGGTTGAGAGGTATGAAGTAAGGGGCAGCATGCTGATCAATGCTGCTCCAAGCCCTGAGGTGCGCATATTGGACCGGTCAAATATTTTTGAAAATCCGGGTACCCTGGAAAATGATATGTTGGTTTTTACATCCAAAAACCTTGCGGCAAAAGCACTTGAAAAAGTGCATTTCGATGTGAGTTATTTTGCTTATACCAATATAAAAGAGATAGAGCTGTACCAAAAATCTCCTGTCATGGTAAAGGTGGATTGGGACCATGTCCAGCAAGAGCATGGACTGATCGATTTGACCATGGTGAGTGAAGATGAATTTATACTGAGCACGGCGGATCATGGTCTTTTTAATTACTTTGTCACCAAAAAATCCATCCCAAAGGATGCCAATATCCTTGGTAAAACCTATCGATTTGGCGAGGTGATCGAATCTTCAAGGACCAAATTTGTCGTGGAGAAAGAAACGTCAATGGAGGTAGGGGAAAAACTTTCCTTTGTTATCAATAATCCTTCTTCTTTGGTGGATTATTACTCCAACGCCATTGCTGTGCGGCCCCAAAACAATTATGGTTCTGTCCTTCAGGTGACCCTACGCACTAAAGTCGTGGAAAAGGGCAGGGATTATATAAATGCTCTGATGAATGCCTACATGGAACATGACCTTGAAAAGAAAAACCAAATTGCAGAAAATACCCTTAAGTTTATTGAGGAGCAGATGTATGTGGTAGAAGATTCCCTGAACTTGGCAGAACGGAGAATGCTTGATTTTAAGGTGGATAACAAGATGCTGGATGTGAATTCTGAATATGGGGGAGTGCTAACCAAGATCCAAGCACTTGAAGAGCGACTTCAAGAAATGGATTTTGAACTGGAATATTATAAATCACTGGAATCATACCTCAGCGTAAGAAATGGAGATTTCAGCAAAACCGTGGCCCCTTCCATGATGGGAATCACCGATGCTACCCTGAACAACATGACCCAGCAGCTGATGACACTTTCCATGGAAAGAAAAAGTGTCCTTTCTATTGTGAATGAAAACCATCCAGATGTCAAAAAACTTGATGAACGAATAGGCCGATTAAGGGAAAACATCTTTGAAAATATCAAAAACCTGATCTCCAATACGGAAAAGAAAAAGCTGGAAGCCGAGAAAAAACTGGCAGCCTATGATCAGGAATTCTCAAAGATCCCTAAAGCTGAATCCAATTATGCCAATATCTACAGGGAGTTTAAGTTAAGGGAAAACCTCTATAATTACCTATTGGAAAAGCAGGCGGAAGTTGGAATAGCAAAAGCTTCCAATGTGTCCGATATTTCGGTGGTGGATTATGCTAAACGGGGAGACTTGATCTTTCCCAAAAAGCTCAATAATTACACGATGGCTATGGGAATGGGACTGTTATTGCCATTGGGACTTATATTGCTTTATGATTTTTTAAATGACAAAATCCTTGATCAAATTCAACTTAAAAATGCCATTAGAATGCCTTTACTGGGCACCATTGGCTATAGCGAAAAAAAGACAAATATGCTGGTGGCAGAGTATCCAAAGGCCATTGCTTCGGAATCCTTCCGGTCACTTCGATCAGCACTCTTTTACCTTGCCAGTGATAAGAAATGTAAAAGGGTTTTGGTCACGTCCAGCGTTTCGGGAGAAGGGAAAACATTTGTTAGTTTAAATCTGGCCGCAGCCATGGCCCTGAGTGGAAAAAAGACCTGTGTGCTCGGGATGGATCTCCGCAAACCGCGAATTGCGCAGTATGTAGGGATCAGTAATAAAAAAGGCCTTTCTTCCTATCTGGTGGGGAAATGCACAAGATCAGAAATTACCCATCAGACCGAACATGAAAATCTCTATTTTATACCATCCGGTCCCGTTCCTCCCAACCCTTCAGAGCTTCTGTTAAAACCAAAATTGAGTGAGCTGATGGCTTCGTTGGAAAAAGAATTTGATGTGGTGATCTTGGATACGCCTCCATTGGCGCTTGTGTCGGAGACGAAAGATTTATTGCGGTTTTCGGATGTGAATTTATATATCGTCAGGCAGGATTACACTCGGAAGAAGTACCTGCTCATGATCAATGATCTTTTTGACAATGAGCAGGTCGATCATTTTTATGGCGTATTCAATGCCGTGAAGGCAGATGGAAATGATTTTGGTGGGTATAACTATGGCTATGGCTATAATTATTCGTTTATTAAAAAAGGGCACTATTCGGGATACTATGAAGAACCCGGTTCCTTGTCAAAGGGCTGGTTTGGTCGAATGTTGGATCGTTTTAGAGGTTGA